In Clostridium ljungdahlii DSM 13528, the genomic window TAAAATTCTAGTGTCAAAATAATTATAACCAATTACCTTACATAATAATTTTCCAAATGTAATAGGATAAATCATGCTTGTAGTTGGAATAATTCCTAAAAGCCTTGAAAAACTGGTTGGAAGCATTTTATATTCAGTTACAACATACTTAAACCAGTGAGCTGAATCTTTCCCTTTGGCATCTGTTAAACCAGTAGCTTTCATTACTCTTTCAAAATCTCCTTGATCTGCTATACCTGGCATAGGAGGATAAAAAAGTATAAATAAAGCTGCTATGAAAGCTCCTAGGATACTAATAATTGGTATATATCTACATAAACTTGAATTTTCCCTAAGAGACCACCTATTTTCTTTCATATTTTAGTAATAACTCTCCCCTTTCCTGGGACTTATCCAAAAATATAACATATCCATATAACCAAAGTATTTCCACAAATTTAGGAATTAAACCTAACCTACAAATAATAAACTTTTTTTAAAGATTAGTCACAACCATTTTATTGTGATAAAATAATAAAAAAGTGTTTGAAAAGTGTCGCTAATTGAAGTATGATGATTGATACAATCACAAATGTGAAATTATTTAATTAAAATTATGAATTTTAATTCGTTTAATAAAATCTATAAAGATCAGAGGAAGTTTTATATGAATAGAGATATAAAAAAAGAAGTCCAACTAAATACAGCTCAAATGCTAGTAAAATGTTTAGAAGCCGAAGGAGTAAAGTACATCTTTGGTATTCCTGGTGAAGAAAACCTAGAAATAATGAATGCAATTTCAGATTCAACTATTGAATTTATCACAACCCGTCATGAGCAAGGTGCTGCATTTATGGCCGACGTTTATGGACGTTTAACAGGAAAAGCAGGTGTTTGCCTATCAACACTAGGACCAGGTGCCACTAACTTAGTAACTGGTGTAGCAGATGCTGATAGTGATGGTGCTCCGGTTGTTGCTATTACAGGTCAAGTAGGTACTGAAAGAATGCATATAACATCGCACCAATTTTTAGACCTTTGCAAAATGTTCGAACCAATCACAAAGAGAAGTAAACAAATCGTTCGTCCTGATACTGTAAGTGAGATTATAAGACTTGTTTTTAAGTATGCTGAAAGTGAAAAGCCTGGAGCATGCCACATTGATTTACCTGTAAATATTGCAAAAATGCCCGTAGGTGCTTTAGAAAAGCCTTTGGAAAAGAAGATTCCACCAAAGGAACATGCAGATTTATCAACAATTGAGGAAGCTGCAAGTGAAATCTTCAAAGCAAAAAATCCTATTATCTTAGCTGGAAGCGGTGCTATAAGAGGAAATTCTTCAAAAGCTGTTACGGAATTTGCAACTAAATTGAAAATTCCAGTAATTAATACGATGATGGCAAAAGGTATTATTCCAATGGATAACAAGTATTCAATGTGGACAATAGGTATTCCACAAAAAGATTATGTAAATAAAATTATTGAAGAGGCTGATTTAGTAATTACAATTGGATATGATATTGTAGAATATGCCCCATCCAAATGGAATATAAATGGGGACATTAAAATTGTGCATATCGATGCAAGACCATCACACATCAATAAACTTTATCAGCCCATAGTAGAAGTAGTTGGTGATATTTCAGATGCTCTATACAATATATTGAGAAGAACTTCTAGCAAAGATGAACCAGTAAAAGCTTTGGAAATTAAATCAGAAATGCTAGCTGAACATGAAAGCTATGCAAATGACAATGCTTTTCCAATGAAACCCCAAAGAATTTTAAATGATGTTAGAAAGGTCATGGGACCACATGACATTGTCATATCAGATGTAGGTGCCCATAAAATGTGGATTGCCAGACATTATAACTGCTATGAGCCCAATACATGTATTATTTCAAACGGTTTTGCTACAATGGGTATTGGTGTTCCAGGTGCAATTGCAGCCAAATTAATTAATCCAGATAAAAAAGTATTGGCTATTGTTGGTGATGGCGGTTTCATGATGAATAATCAAGAATTAGAAACAGCCCTACGTATTAAAACTCCAATTGTAGTTTTAATATTTAATGACAGTAACTACGGTTTA contains:
- a CDS encoding acetolactate synthase large subunit translates to MNRDIKKEVQLNTAQMLVKCLEAEGVKYIFGIPGEENLEIMNAISDSTIEFITTRHEQGAAFMADVYGRLTGKAGVCLSTLGPGATNLVTGVADADSDGAPVVAITGQVGTERMHITSHQFLDLCKMFEPITKRSKQIVRPDTVSEIIRLVFKYAESEKPGACHIDLPVNIAKMPVGALEKPLEKKIPPKEHADLSTIEEAASEIFKAKNPIILAGSGAIRGNSSKAVTEFATKLKIPVINTMMAKGIIPMDNKYSMWTIGIPQKDYVNKIIEEADLVITIGYDIVEYAPSKWNINGDIKIVHIDARPSHINKLYQPIVEVVGDISDALYNILRRTSSKDEPVKALEIKSEMLAEHESYANDNAFPMKPQRILNDVRKVMGPHDIVISDVGAHKMWIARHYNCYEPNTCIISNGFATMGIGVPGAIAAKLINPDKKVLAIVGDGGFMMNNQELETALRIKTPIVVLIFNDSNYGLIKWKQEEHYGKSCYVDFTNPDFVKLAESMYAKGYRVEKAEDLIPTLEEAFKQNVPAVIDCQVDYGENIKLTKHLKEVYENM